Proteins from one Romboutsia sp. CE17 genomic window:
- a CDS encoding PspA/IM30 family protein codes for MSFFKRLKNVVSAKSNKALEKHEDPIELLELSIGKKEKLLIDAKKQCANFIATVDNIRKEKAELQEKSSKYEEATKVAILKEDTEKAQNFVKQKIEIEEKISQTNSRIKDHDEKIQLIKNKIQELEIEISKMKSKKQELATRLDIAEISNEINETLAGLNDNDGINLDELEKKVSQKESYGKALEDLKLKDEDAMLDDYINNSPTVDSKISDELERIKKEMEK; via the coding sequence ATGAGTTTCTTTAAAAGACTAAAAAATGTAGTTAGTGCTAAGTCAAATAAAGCATTAGAAAAACATGAAGATCCAATTGAATTATTAGAATTATCTATAGGTAAAAAAGAGAAATTATTAATAGATGCAAAAAAACAATGTGCAAATTTTATTGCAACTGTAGATAATATAAGGAAAGAAAAAGCTGAATTACAAGAAAAGTCAAGTAAATATGAGGAAGCTACAAAAGTGGCTATATTAAAGGAAGATACTGAAAAAGCTCAAAATTTTGTGAAACAAAAAATAGAGATAGAAGAAAAAATATCTCAAACTAATTCTAGAATAAAAGATCATGATGAAAAGATACAATTAATAAAAAATAAAATACAAGAGTTAGAAATAGAAATATCCAAAATGAAATCTAAAAAGCAGGAATTAGCTACTAGACTTGATATTGCAGAAATAAGTAATGAGATAAATGAAACTTTAGCAGGTCTTAATGATAATGATGGTATAAACTTAGATGAGTTAGAGAAGAAAGTATCACAAAAAGAGAGTTATGGGAAAGCATTAGAGGATTTAAAACTCAAAGATGAAGATGCTATGCTAGATGATTATATAAATAATTCACCAACTGTAGATTCAAAGATTAGTGATGAATTAGAGAGAATAAAAAAAGAAATGGAAAAATAA
- a CDS encoding Na/Pi cotransporter family protein → MEIIINLMGGLGLFLYGMTLMGDGLQKSAGAKLKRIIELLTSNVVMGVLVGALVTAIIQSSSATTVMVVGFVNAGIMTLPQAIGVIMGANIGTTITAQLVSLDLVGIAPMALGIGIILYLFAKNSKTKHIAEILIGFGILFTGMDFMKDAVKPLSEFKGFTDALVSFGHHPILGILLGFGITAIVQSSSASMGMLLALSSQGLIPLASALPILYGENIGTCITSIISSIGASKNARRAATMHLVFNIIGTLVFMLVLTKPITMVVTHLDPNDVSRQIANSHTLFNLVNVIILLPFSKLIVKLTMKLIPEKEDDVEDTKIVKFIDERMITTPSIALSNTAKETIRMGNKAKKALTNAMNGLLEKSDKKVKVVFEEEQKINELQKIILDYLLKLSKTSISHDCIEGIDKLFNTINDIERVGDHAENIAELAESMINNDLNMSEDGKAELLEMYNKVIETYTYALESLEKGDIDLACKVIKMEEQVDAMETSYRRSHMKRLNEGVCSIDSGVIYLDIISNLERVSDHSVNIATQVITSNRAVNESVSV, encoded by the coding sequence GTGGAAATCATAATTAATTTAATGGGAGGACTAGGTCTTTTCTTATACGGTATGACTCTTATGGGAGATGGTCTTCAAAAATCAGCAGGAGCAAAATTAAAAAGGATAATTGAACTTTTAACTAGTAATGTAGTAATGGGTGTTTTAGTTGGAGCTTTAGTTACAGCTATAATACAAAGTAGTAGTGCAACTACAGTAATGGTCGTAGGGTTTGTTAATGCAGGTATAATGACGTTACCTCAAGCGATTGGTGTTATAATGGGTGCTAACATTGGTACGACGATAACAGCTCAATTAGTATCGCTTGATTTAGTTGGTATAGCACCAATGGCATTAGGAATAGGTATAATACTTTATTTATTTGCAAAAAATTCTAAAACTAAGCACATAGCGGAAATATTAATTGGATTTGGTATATTATTCACAGGTATGGACTTTATGAAAGATGCAGTTAAACCTTTATCAGAATTTAAAGGATTTACAGATGCTTTAGTTTCTTTTGGGCATCATCCAATACTTGGTATACTATTAGGATTTGGTATAACAGCAATAGTTCAAAGTTCAAGTGCTTCAATGGGGATGTTACTTGCACTTTCTTCTCAAGGATTAATACCTTTAGCATCAGCATTACCTATATTATATGGAGAAAATATAGGAACTTGTATAACTTCGATAATATCAAGTATAGGTGCAAGCAAAAATGCAAGAAGAGCTGCAACTATGCACTTAGTATTTAATATAATAGGTACATTAGTGTTTATGTTAGTTTTAACTAAGCCAATAACTATGGTAGTTACTCACTTAGATCCAAATGATGTAAGTAGACAAATAGCAAATTCACATACATTATTCAACTTAGTAAACGTAATAATATTATTACCATTCTCTAAGCTTATAGTAAAACTTACTATGAAACTTATACCAGAGAAGGAAGATGATGTAGAAGATACTAAGATTGTTAAATTTATAGATGAAAGAATGATAACAACACCATCAATAGCTTTATCTAACACTGCTAAAGAAACAATAAGAATGGGTAATAAAGCTAAAAAAGCATTAACTAATGCAATGAATGGTTTATTAGAAAAGTCAGATAAAAAAGTAAAAGTAGTATTTGAAGAAGAACAAAAAATAAATGAATTACAAAAAATTATATTAGATTATTTATTAAAATTATCTAAAACATCTATAAGTCATGATTGTATAGAAGGGATAGATAAACTATTCAATACAATAAATGATATAGAAAGAGTTGGAGATCATGCTGAAAATATAGCTGAATTAGCTGAAAGTATGATAAATAATGATTTAAATATGTCTGAAGATGGTAAAGCGGAATTGTTAGAAATGTATAATAAGGTTATAGAAACATATACTTATGCATTAGAATCTTTAGAAAAAGGTGATATTGACTTAGCTTGTAAAGTTATAAAAATGGAAGAGCAAGTAGATGCCATGGAAACTTCTTATAGAAGAAGTCATATGAAGAGATTAAATGAAGGTGTTTGTAGCATAGATTCTGGTGTTATATACTTAGATATAATAAGTAACTTAGAAAGAGTTTCTGATCATTCAGTAAATATAGCTACGCAAGTTATAACTTCAAATAGAGCAGTAAATGAATCTGTAAGTGTTTAA
- a CDS encoding lipopolysaccharide biosynthesis protein gives MNRDSRTFNSIRNIVAGFVGQFIYILAGFINRGIFIQCLSSEYLGVNGLFTNILSILSLADLGIGTAIIYALYKPLAYRDEKEITKLMNFYSKAYTSIGVIVFILGLALLPFLNIIIGEKPNIEESIYIIYLIYLFNTSITYFASYKSSLIIADQKSYISTLITYGVYFVQTILQIIVLLLTRNFILYLIVQSGCVILQNIITTIIADKMYPYMKKYKRLKISKKSKQKLIADVRALVLVKLGSVLVMNTDNIIITYISGLSIVGLLSNYTMIVSAINRVLQQLFNSITASIGNLNAKENNERKESMFEIINFCNFWLFGISSIGIILLINDVIHLWIGEKYILPSSIAIMLAINFYMVGMQNAVWTYKNTMGIFKKGRYLLLLTAAINLILSFILGNIMGLFGVLLSTAIARLLTNTWYDPYVVYKIGFGKGSSRYFLKYIFYIIVLFIASLPTYYLCSLVNYTPLINVLIKFIVCIIIPNIIIIIIFYKSKEMKYILNLIKVLSKSFNIKLRG, from the coding sequence ATGAATAGAGACTCAAGGACATTTAATTCGATAAGAAATATAGTTGCAGGATTTGTAGGACAATTTATATATATACTTGCTGGTTTTATAAATAGGGGTATTTTTATCCAATGTTTATCATCTGAATATTTAGGAGTAAATGGTTTATTTACTAATATACTATCAATACTATCTTTAGCTGATTTAGGTATAGGTACAGCAATAATATATGCTTTATATAAACCATTAGCTTATAGAGATGAGAAAGAAATAACAAAATTAATGAACTTTTACTCTAAAGCATATACATCTATTGGAGTAATTGTATTTATACTAGGATTAGCTTTACTACCATTTTTAAATATAATAATTGGAGAAAAACCTAATATAGAAGAGAGTATTTATATAATATATTTGATATATTTATTTAATACATCAATTACATATTTTGCATCATATAAAAGTTCATTGATAATTGCTGATCAAAAGAGCTATATATCAACTCTAATTACTTATGGAGTTTATTTTGTACAAACTATTTTGCAGATAATTGTACTATTACTTACTAGAAATTTTATATTATATCTAATTGTTCAATCAGGTTGTGTAATACTTCAAAATATTATTACTACAATTATTGCAGATAAAATGTATCCATATATGAAAAAGTATAAAAGGCTTAAAATAAGTAAAAAATCAAAACAAAAGTTGATTGCAGATGTTAGAGCTTTAGTACTTGTAAAACTAGGTAGTGTATTAGTTATGAATACAGATAATATTATCATTACATATATTTCAGGTTTATCTATTGTTGGATTATTATCAAATTATACAATGATAGTAAGTGCTATTAATAGGGTATTACAGCAATTGTTTAATAGTATAACTGCAAGTATAGGCAATTTAAATGCAAAAGAAAATAATGAAAGAAAAGAAAGCATGTTTGAAATAATAAACTTTTGCAATTTTTGGTTATTTGGAATTTCTTCAATAGGTATAATTTTATTAATAAATGATGTTATACATTTATGGATAGGAGAAAAGTATATTTTACCTTCATCAATAGCAATTATGCTTGCTATAAATTTTTATATGGTTGGAATGCAAAATGCAGTATGGACATATAAAAACACTATGGGAATATTTAAAAAAGGTAGATACTTGTTGTTACTAACAGCAGCTATAAATCTAATACTATCTTTTATATTAGGTAATATAATGGGACTTTTTGGAGTTCTTTTATCAACTGCCATAGCTAGATTATTAACTAATACATGGTACGATCCTTATGTAGTATATAAAATTGGATTTGGAAAAGGTTCTAGTAGATATTTTTTAAAATATATTTTTTATATTATAGTATTATTTATAGCTAGTTTACCGACGTATTATTTATGCAGTTTAGTGAACTACACACCACTTATTAACGTATTGATTAAGTTTATAGTATGCATAATAATACCTAATATAATAATTATTATAATATTTTATAAAAGTAAAGAAATGAAATATATATTGAACTTAATTAAGGTTTTATCTAAAAGTTTTAATATTAAATTAAGAGGATAA
- a CDS encoding 2'-5' RNA ligase family protein: protein MRYVLVSVVKNEAGNFNNNLRKDIFNKFKIKSSKLPAHFTIKSPFEASNIIELENTLSEFVKKHKSQSYIIKEYDKFDNRVIFMKVFMSKEGKRIHDELIDSLQDISYINFDKYDGKDKVFHVTISSKNIKKNFFELWHYINQFPCDFKCSFDNICIYKWLDNNWILHKEYNF, encoded by the coding sequence TTGAGATATGTATTAGTAAGTGTAGTAAAAAATGAAGCAGGTAATTTTAATAATAATTTAAGAAAAGATATTTTTAATAAATTTAAAATTAAATCCTCTAAATTACCGGCACACTTTACGATTAAGTCTCCATTTGAAGCAAGTAATATTATAGAATTAGAAAATACTTTATCTGAATTTGTAAAAAAACATAAAAGTCAATCTTATATAATTAAAGAATACGATAAATTTGATAATAGAGTCATTTTTATGAAAGTATTTATGAGCAAGGAAGGAAAGAGGATTCATGATGAACTAATAGATTCTTTACAAGATATATCTTATATAAATTTTGATAAGTATGATGGAAAGGATAAAGTATTCCATGTAACTATAAGTAGTAAAAATATAAAAAAGAATTTTTTTGAATTATGGCATTATATAAACCAATTTCCTTGTGACTTTAAATGTAGTTTTGATAATATATGTATTTATAAATGGTTAGATAATAATTGGATATTGCATAAAGAGTATAATTTTTAA
- a CDS encoding NAD(P)-dependent malic enzyme: MDYSKLSLEMHKDNKGKIGVISKIRVKTREDLSIAYTPGVAEPCKKIHGNKDDVYTYTAKGNLVAVVSDGTAVLGLGDIGPEAAMPVMEGKAILFKEFGQIDAFPICLNTKDVDEIVKTIKYLAPTFGGINLEDISAPRCFEIERRLKEELDIPVFHDDQHGTAIVVAAGLINALKLVNKKMEDINVVINGAGSAGISICKLLLQFGVGNVVLVNVEGAIAVGEEWMNEAQMEMAKITNKFNERGSLKEIIRNKDVLIGVSAPNCVTSEMVSTMANDPIIFAMANPIPEIMPEEAKKGGARIVATGRSDFPNQINNVLVFPGIFRGALDVRASDITEEMKIAAAKAIASIISEGELSEDYIIPGAFDKRVASRVAQEVAKVAIETNMSKVKKIKFL, translated from the coding sequence ATGGACTATAGCAAATTAAGCTTAGAAATGCACAAAGATAACAAGGGTAAAATAGGAGTAATTTCAAAGATAAGAGTTAAAACAAGAGAAGATTTAAGTATAGCATATACTCCAGGTGTTGCAGAACCTTGTAAAAAAATACATGGAAATAAAGATGATGTGTATACATACACAGCAAAAGGAAATTTAGTAGCCGTAGTATCAGATGGTACAGCTGTATTAGGTCTTGGTGATATTGGACCAGAGGCAGCGATGCCAGTTATGGAGGGAAAGGCAATTTTATTTAAGGAATTTGGACAAATTGATGCATTTCCTATTTGTTTAAATACTAAAGACGTAGATGAAATAGTGAAAACAATAAAATATTTAGCCCCTACTTTTGGAGGCATAAATTTAGAAGATATATCAGCACCAAGATGTTTTGAAATAGAAAGAAGACTTAAAGAAGAACTAGATATACCTGTGTTTCATGATGATCAACATGGTACAGCAATCGTAGTTGCAGCAGGGTTAATAAATGCACTAAAGCTTGTTAATAAAAAAATGGAAGATATTAATGTAGTTATTAATGGAGCTGGTTCTGCAGGAATATCAATTTGTAAGCTACTTTTACAATTTGGGGTTGGGAATGTAGTTCTTGTAAATGTAGAAGGCGCTATTGCTGTAGGTGAAGAGTGGATGAACGAAGCACAAATGGAAATGGCTAAAATAACAAATAAGTTCAATGAAAGAGGAAGTTTAAAAGAAATAATTAGAAATAAAGATGTGTTAATAGGGGTATCTGCACCTAACTGTGTAACTAGTGAGATGGTTTCAACTATGGCAAATGATCCAATAATATTTGCAATGGCAAATCCAATTCCAGAGATAATGCCAGAAGAAGCTAAAAAGGGTGGAGCTAGAATAGTGGCAACGGGAAGATCAGATTTTCCAAACCAAATTAATAATGTATTAGTTTTCCCAGGAATATTTAGAGGAGCACTAGACGTAAGAGCTAGTGATATAACAGAGGAAATGAAGATTGCAGCTGCTAAAGCTATAGCTTCTATAATAAGTGAAGGAGAGTTAAGTGAAGATTATATAATACCGGGTGCTTTTGATAAAAGAGTAGCATCAAGAGTAGCGCAGGAAGTAGCTAAAGTAGCAATAGAAACTAATATGTCTAAAGTGAAAAAAATAAAATTTTTATAG
- the dhaM gene encoding dihydroxyacetone kinase phosphoryl donor subunit DhaM yields MVGVVLVSHSNKLVEGLKELICQMASGVKICTAGGTDDGRIGTDPIKIMKAIEEAYSDDGVLIFFDIGSALMNAELAIDMLDESISEKVEICKVSLVEGAFVASIESSIGKSLEEIKDSIRGLQIEK; encoded by the coding sequence ATGGTTGGAGTAGTATTAGTATCACATAGTAATAAACTCGTAGAAGGTTTAAAAGAACTTATATGTCAGATGGCTTCAGGTGTAAAAATATGTACTGCAGGTGGTACTGATGATGGTAGAATAGGTACTGATCCTATAAAAATAATGAAAGCAATAGAAGAAGCTTATAGTGATGATGGTGTTTTAATATTTTTTGACATAGGAAGTGCACTTATGAATGCAGAGTTAGCTATAGATATGTTAGATGAATCTATTAGTGAGAAAGTAGAAATTTGTAAGGTTAGTTTGGTAGAAGGTGCATTTGTAGCATCAATAGAATCTAGTATTGGAAAGAGTTTAGAAGAGATAAAGGACTCGATTAGAGGTTTACAGATAGAAAAATAA
- a CDS encoding SAM-dependent methyltransferase: MKEIYYENLLNINTFGEEKWTDKFKHYHPYQATSYSALDELFRNYQVNENDYIVDFGCGKGRLIFYINYYFKANCCGVEMNVDFYKSCLNNKSLYLTKNKNSKCKIKFENKLAQNYEISLYDNRFYFFNPFSIHIFIKVIDNILNSLEKNMRPVELILYYPSDDYIYYLENNTPFIIKNEIILDSLYKKDNNERFLIYKLAYY; encoded by the coding sequence ATGAAAGAAATCTACTATGAAAATTTATTAAATATTAATACTTTTGGAGAAGAAAAATGGACAGATAAATTTAAACACTATCATCCTTATCAGGCAACATCATATTCTGCTTTAGATGAATTATTTCGCAATTATCAAGTAAATGAAAATGATTATATAGTTGATTTTGGATGTGGTAAAGGTAGACTTATTTTTTATATAAATTACTACTTTAAAGCAAACTGCTGTGGTGTTGAAATGAATGTTGATTTTTATAAATCTTGTTTAAATAACAAATCTTTATACTTAACAAAAAATAAGAACTCTAAGTGTAAGATTAAATTTGAAAATAAACTTGCTCAAAATTATGAAATTAGTTTATATGATAACAGATTTTACTTCTTTAATCCTTTTTCTATACATATTTTTATTAAGGTTATAGATAACATACTAAACTCATTAGAAAAAAATATGAGACCTGTAGAATTAATTTTATATTATCCATCAGATGATTATATTTATTATTTAGAAAATAACACTCCATTTATTATTAAAAATGAAATAATTCTCGATAGTCTATATAAAAAAGATAATAATGAAAGATTTCTAATATATAAACTAGCTTATTATTAA
- the dhaK gene encoding dihydroxyacetone kinase subunit DhaK: MKKIINDPNNVVADMIEGLVLAHPNYIRKSDNGNILVRKDAPVSGKVGLVSGGGSGHEPSHGGFVGYGMLDAAVCGEVFTSPTPDQVYEAIKEVDSGHGVLLIIKNYTGDVMNFEMAKEMAEMDGIEVDYVVVNDDVAVENSLYTAGRRGIAGTVFVHKIAGAKATSGAPLSEVKEVANKVIKNVRSMGMALSPCIVPASGKPNFTLEENEIEIGMGIHGEPGTHKEEISTANDITTHLVEKILADIEIKKGEEVAVMINGLGSTPLMELYIANKTVNEILVNKGIRIYETFIGEYMTSLEMAGYSVSILKLDDELKELLDAKADTLGLKVL, translated from the coding sequence ATGAAAAAAATAATTAATGATCCAAATAATGTTGTAGCTGATATGATAGAGGGGTTAGTATTAGCACATCCAAACTATATAAGAAAAAGTGATAATGGAAATATATTAGTTAGAAAAGATGCTCCAGTATCTGGAAAGGTTGGTTTAGTAAGTGGTGGAGGAAGTGGACATGAACCATCACACGGTGGATTTGTTGGATATGGTATGCTTGATGCTGCTGTTTGTGGAGAAGTATTCACATCTCCAACGCCAGATCAAGTTTATGAAGCTATTAAAGAGGTTGATAGCGGACATGGGGTACTTCTTATAATTAAAAACTACACTGGAGATGTAATGAACTTTGAAATGGCAAAAGAAATGGCTGAAATGGATGGTATAGAAGTCGATTATGTCGTAGTAAATGATGATGTAGCTGTTGAAAATAGTTTATATACAGCAGGGAGAAGAGGAATAGCTGGAACTGTATTTGTACATAAAATAGCAGGAGCTAAAGCAACTAGTGGCGCACCATTATCAGAAGTAAAGGAAGTGGCCAATAAAGTTATTAAAAATGTAAGAAGTATGGGAATGGCACTTAGCCCTTGTATAGTTCCAGCATCAGGAAAGCCAAACTTTACACTAGAAGAAAATGAAATAGAAATAGGTATGGGTATACATGGGGAGCCAGGAACGCATAAAGAAGAAATATCAACTGCTAATGATATAACTACTCATTTAGTAGAAAAAATATTAGCTGATATAGAAATAAAAAAAGGCGAAGAAGTCGCTGTAATGATAAATGGTTTAGGATCAACACCTCTTATGGAGCTTTATATTGCTAATAAAACAGTTAATGAAATATTAGTTAACAAAGGGATAAGAATTTACGAAACATTTATAGGAGAATATATGACGTCTCTTGAAATGGCTGGATATTCAGTAAGTATATTAAAACTTGATGATGAGCTAAAGGAACTATTAGATGCTAAAGCAGATACATTAGGATTAAAAGTATTATAG
- a CDS encoding DUF1450 domain-containing protein, which translates to MINVIRVCPYCSNVDLDKLAEVVGTEKIQRGCIGQCRSYKKEAVVKIDGILTIKQSEEELFKELSK; encoded by the coding sequence ATGATAAATGTGATTAGAGTTTGCCCATACTGTTCAAATGTGGACTTAGATAAATTAGCAGAAGTAGTAGGAACAGAAAAAATTCAAAGAGGTTGTATAGGACAATGCAGATCTTATAAAAAAGAGGCTGTTGTTAAAATAGATGGAATTCTTACAATAAAACAATCTGAAGAAGAATTATTTAAAGAATTAAGTAAATAG
- the dhaL gene encoding dihydroxyacetone kinase subunit DhaL, producing MSIKGYEVIKIINKISDVISENKLYLTELDAVIGDGDHGLNMSKGFEAVREKLVDDNGENLGNTFKKIGMTLVSTVGGASGPLYGTAFMKSAQVLNNKNEMNLDDLINVLKASLEGIKMRGKAVVGEKTMIDSIEPALDSLIKSKKEGLSTVDCLYNAQKASYKGVEETKNIKATKGRASYLGDRSIGHQDAGATSSYLIIRTIYEYIKGE from the coding sequence ATGAGTATAAAAGGGTATGAGGTAATTAAGATAATAAATAAGATATCTGATGTAATTAGTGAAAATAAATTATATCTAACAGAGCTAGATGCAGTTATTGGTGATGGAGATCATGGTCTTAACATGAGTAAAGGATTTGAAGCTGTAAGAGAAAAGTTAGTTGATGATAATGGGGAAAATTTAGGAAATACATTTAAAAAGATAGGCATGACTTTAGTTTCAACAGTAGGTGGAGCTTCGGGACCATTATATGGAACTGCATTTATGAAATCAGCACAAGTTCTAAACAATAAAAATGAAATGAATTTAGATGACTTAATAAATGTATTAAAAGCATCTCTTGAAGGAATAAAAATGAGAGGGAAAGCTGTAGTTGGTGAAAAGACTATGATTGATTCAATAGAGCCAGCGCTGGATTCTTTAATTAAATCTAAAAAAGAAGGATTATCTACAGTTGATTGTTTGTATAATGCTCAAAAGGCATCATATAAAGGGGTAGAAGAAACAAAAAATATAAAAGCTACTAAAGGTAGAGCAAGTTATCTTGGAGATAGAAGTATAGGACATCAAGATGCTGGTGCTACTTCTAGTTATTTAATAATAAGAACAATATATGAATATATAAAAGGGGAATAA
- a CDS encoding fumarate hydratase C-terminal domain-containing protein, with protein MNKNNGGQVSEDNIIKLYNAIKSCEIIAYDYLGAEAVRRLEVENLKLIVAIDSFENNIYER; from the coding sequence ATAAATAAAAATAATGGGGGACAAGTTAGTGAAGATAATATCATCAAATTATATAATGCAATAAAATCTTGTGAAATTATAGCATATGATTACTTAGGTGCAGAAGCGGTAAGAAGGTTAGAAGTTGAAAATCTTAAATTAATAGTAGCTATTGATAGCTTTGAAAATAATATTTATGAAAGATAG
- a CDS encoding methylated-DNA--[protein]-cysteine S-methyltransferase: MKFLYCYNTKIGRIRIAEENRYITNIYFENKELNLDNYEILETDLIKEASVQINEYLNGKRKEFNLPIKPNGTDFKLSVWNRLLEIPYGETNSYKDIAISIENPKACRAVGLANNTNPIPIIIPCHRVIGSNKKLVGYAGGLKIKQFLLDLESENR; this comes from the coding sequence ATGAAATTTTTATATTGCTATAATACTAAGATTGGCAGAATTAGAATAGCAGAGGAAAATAGATATATAACTAATATATATTTTGAAAACAAAGAGCTAAATCTTGATAACTATGAAATTCTAGAAACAGACCTTATAAAAGAAGCAAGTGTCCAAATAAATGAATATCTAAATGGAAAAAGAAAAGAATTTAATTTACCAATAAAACCAAATGGCACAGACTTTAAACTTAGTGTATGGAATAGGCTTTTAGAAATACCATATGGAGAAACTAATAGTTACAAGGATATTGCTATTAGCATAGAAAATCCTAAAGCATGCAGAGCAGTGGGTCTAGCTAATAACACAAATCCTATACCTATTATAATACCGTGCCATAGAGTAATTGGAAGTAATAAAAAGTTAGTTGGATATGCAGGAGGTCTAAAGATAAAACAATTTTTATTAGATTTGGAAAGTGAAAATAGATGA